TTCAAGATTTCATCATTTTTGAATCAGGTCGCTGATGTGTATGTTTTTCAACCGTCGATCCACTTCATCTTGAATACTGGAAAATTCCCGCTGCATCGTACACAAAGCCGAACGATTGCATGACTTCGGGTCAGAGGAACAAAGACTCAGTTCCACCCCTCGCGGTCCGGTCACCGTGAGGATGTCATACAGGGAAATAGACCGGGCCTCCTGAGCCAGGGCGACGCCCCCCCCCTTACCCCGCCGACTCTCTATCAACCCCCCAACAACCAATCGCTTGACCAACTTTCTCAAAAACCGATAGGGAATATCCATCTCCTTCGCCACCTCAGAAGATGACGCCGAGACAATCCCCTTCTTCTGCCGATCTGCAAGCGCAATAATCAAACGCATCGAATAATCTGTTTCACGCGTAATCATGTAGTCCCCTTTATATTGAGACCTTTAAGGTATCATTAAGATCGCGGAAGATTCAAGAGTGAAAAACGGAGACAGGAGTTCAGGTTATATTACTCCTTCTCGATCTCAACCATGATGTCGGCAAAGACATGCGGCGCCTGATGATTAAGCGCCTTCAAGATCAGGAGGCAGACATCGCGAATTTCCCACTGGGCACGCCGATGGCACCGGACGTGAAACACGTGCCGCCATTCCCGGAAATTGGCAGAGACGACCAGTTCGGTGGTGCAGGCATTGGGAAGCACAAAGCGGGCATCCTCGCTTTTGAGCCCCTTTCCCTTCCATTTCGCATACATATCGCGGATGGTCGCCATATCCTTCACATATTCGGCCTGGTCACCGGCCTGCACGGCAGGAGGGACCACCCACCCGAACGTCGACTCGGAAACATATCGCTGGCTTTTCTGGGAGACAGAGAGCAACCGATGCCGCACCAACTGGTGGGTCATGGCACGGGAGACATCACTGATCCGGAACGTGGCATAGGCATGCTCGAAGGGGGATTCGTGCCCCATGGCAATAAGCTTCGGAAGAAGTTCACC
This window of the bacterium genome carries:
- a CDS encoding Rrf2 family transcriptional regulator — protein: MITRETDYSMRLIIALADRQKKGIVSASSSEVAKEMDIPYRFLRKLVKRLVVGGLIESRRGKGGGVALAQEARSISLYDILTVTGPRGVELSLCSSDPKSCNRSALCTMQREFSSIQDEVDRRLKNIHISDLIQK
- the thyX gene encoding FAD-dependent thymidylate synthase — translated: MKVELLAITPDAERVIEIAARTCYQSGDKMVPEKMGELLPKLIAMGHESPFEHAYATFRISDVSRAMTHQLVRHRLLSVSQKSQRYVSESTFGWVVPPAVQAGDQAEYVKDMATIRDMYAKWKGKGLKSEDARFVLPNACTTELVVSANFREWRHVFHVRCHRRAQWEIRDVCLLILKALNHQAPHVFADIMVEIEKE